A single genomic interval of Arthrobacter methylotrophus harbors:
- a CDS encoding TetR/AcrR family transcriptional regulator produces the protein MPKIVDHDKRRVELVEATWRIIAARGIEGATMREIATEAGFANGALKPYFPSKDDLLTFAFAHVFNQTNARMGSSTAHLHGLSALRSYCHEILPLDAERLNEARIAIAFWQRALTDPAKAALHDSSMEQWRERLFAKLREARDLGELKEGLNDDDIVGGIMTFALGAQITATLTPEHHSPEQLKSQLEAYISLISSESGALVETGGSKGSA, from the coding sequence GTGCCAAAGATCGTAGACCACGACAAGCGCCGGGTTGAGCTGGTCGAAGCCACGTGGCGGATCATCGCCGCACGGGGGATCGAAGGTGCCACCATGCGCGAAATAGCCACGGAGGCCGGCTTTGCCAACGGTGCATTGAAACCGTATTTCCCGAGCAAGGACGATCTGCTGACGTTTGCTTTCGCCCACGTTTTCAACCAGACGAACGCCCGCATGGGCAGCTCAACTGCCCATCTGCACGGACTGTCGGCGTTGCGTAGCTATTGCCATGAAATCCTGCCGCTCGATGCTGAGAGGCTCAACGAGGCGCGGATCGCTATCGCCTTCTGGCAGCGTGCATTGACAGACCCGGCGAAGGCTGCCTTGCATGATTCCTCGATGGAACAATGGCGCGAGCGGCTCTTCGCGAAGCTCCGTGAAGCCAGGGATCTTGGCGAGCTGAAGGAGGGACTGAACGACGACGACATTGTCGGCGGGATCATGACGTTCGCCCTCGGTGCCCAGATCACTGCCACACTGACGCCCGAGCATCACTCTCCGGAACAGTTGAAGTCCCAGTTGGAGGCTTATATCTCACTCATTTCATCCGAGAGTGGCGCGCTTGTGGAGACCGGTGGCTCGAAGGGTTCCGCCTAG